Below is a genomic region from Apostichopus japonicus isolate 1M-3 chromosome 7, ASM3797524v1, whole genome shotgun sequence.
GAATGGATGAATAGGATGAATGTGATGGATAAGTAAGAAGCATGAATAGGATGTATGGATGGGTAGGATGGATTGAATGGATGAGtagtatggatggataggatagatgtatatgatggatggataggatggatggattagatggatggataggatggatgaataGTATGGATGAATTGGATGGATGCATAAGAAGCATTGATAGTATGGAAGgctggataggatggatggataggatggatgtataggattgataggatgaatggatggattggatggatgagtacgatggatggataggatggatggatatgatggatagataggatggatggatatgatggatggatggataggattgatggaTATGATAAAtgtatggatggatatgattgatGGGTAGGATGGATCGAtagtatggatggataggatgaatgtgatggatggataagaagcatggataggatgaatggatggattggatggatgagtaggatggatggatatgatggatgaataGTATGGATGAATTGGATGGATGCATAAGAAGCATTGATAGTATGGATGGTAGGATAGAACGGATGGAtatgattgatggataggatggatcgataggatggatatgatggatgaaaAGTATGGatgaatatgatggatggataagaaTCATGGAtaagatgaatggatggattggatggctAGGATGGATTGATATGATGGGTAggttggatggataggatagatcgatggataagatggattaATATAATGGATAGTATAGATTGATATAATGGATaaataggatggatgtataggatgggtAGGATAAATGGATAGTatggatgaataggatggatagataagatgtatggataggatggataagtTGCATACGATGGATATGATGGAGTGATAGGATGGATGAAtatgattgatggataggatggatcgaTAGGATGGATAAATAGGATGGATACAATGGATCGATATTATGGATTTATAGGATTGATAGGatgaatatgatggatggatattatggatggatggatatgatggatggatggaaaggattgatggatagatgggatggatgaatggattgatatgatggatggatagggtggataggatggatagaagaatggattggatggataggatagatggataggaagAATGGATATGATGCATGGATGATTAATGGATGGATCGGATGGATGGGTAGGATGGATGAAAAGTATGGATACTATGGATAgtaaggatggatggataagatagatgaataggatggataagatggacgaataggatggatggataggatggatagtaTAAATTATTTGATTGGACGGATGAGTAGAATTGATAGATAGAatggatgaataggatggatggatatgatgtatGGATGattaatggatggatggatggatggatggatggatggatggatggatggatggatggatggatggatggatggatggatggatgaaaaGGATGGATAATATGGATTGGTATAATGTTTGGATATTATGGATGGATAATACGGtaggataggatggatggattggatggatggatacgaaggatatgatggatgaataGGATTGATAGATAcaattgatggataggatggatatgatagaTGGATAAGATGAATGGACAGGATGGATAAGATGgttggataggatggatggaaaatgatggataggatggacggataggttggatggataggatggataagatgAATGGATgtattggatggatggatggatatgatggatggataggatggatggatggataggatggaagaataggatggataagatggatgaataggatggattgatattatggatggatagtatggatggataggatggatggataagatggatggataggatggataagatggataaTATTGGATTGATGTATtttatggatggatggatagtatGGATGGATAGGTTAGATGGATTGAATAGGATGGattagatggatggatggataggatggacggataggatggatggataggatgaattgATTGATTGGACGGATaggtaggatggatggataggatagatggatatgatggatgggtaggatggatggataagattgATGGATATGCTGGATGGATAGTATGAATGGTAGGACAGGATTGATGAATATGATTGAAGAATAGGATGGGTcgaaaggatggatggatatgatggataggatggcTCGATAGGATGTTTGGATAGGACTGAACAAGTTATGTACAATAAACGTTAGATTCATACACATCATGTAGAGCAATTATAAAGTTTGCAACATCGATAACAAGAGAGAGACAATCACCCACAAAAAATTAGCATTAACCATTCCAAGTATAAATATTCTGGAAACCCCTTTATATCCTGAGTAATCCAGTTAATGCCTTTACATAGAATTTCCAGTCAATTTAATGCTTATTTTGAATGCAAAATTACAGACCTAAGATGGCTGCCAATGTTAATCCCGTGGACATCAAACCAGATTTGAAGAAGACAGTAAAAGGTAAGTTTGAAAGCTAAACAATTTGCATTTAGTAAGTATGTTGTCTTATTTGTGTTAAATGGTTTTATCTACAATCCACGGTACACTGTTGCTTTTACTAATATAGTTGAGAAGCCATATAtacttttcttttataaaaacaCGTAACATTGGCGAATTTAATGcggatatcaatatatattggCAACATAATATCATATGTAAATCTTTTGAAAGTGAAAGGGATTACCAGGTCATTACATTTTGATTGACAAGTTTAAAGTAtttatgttcatatcactaacGCATCCGTTGTTACTACATTCATTCATATCTGAAGGAGTGTTCCATATGCTAGTTAGGTGTCTTTTATCCTATTTCGTTATTTTCAACAGGTTTTGGTAGTTTCAAAGTTGCACTTGCTACCGTTCTGACTGTTAAAATTGTTCTTGATCTTGCTACGTTCTTTGAATATCCGCCTGTCGTCATAGAAGAGTTGAGCAATGCAGCCAGTTCAGGCCTTATCATGATTCGTTATATGGAAGAGAGAGGACAAATAGAGCCAACAAGTATCATGACACTTCTGTGTGCGCTGAAGAAAATGTGTCTTTCTGGGATTGAGATGCGTGTAAGAAAGCTGTATGAGGAACATACAGGGAGACTATGTTCCAGCGATGATCAGTCTAAGGCTCAATTAGAAGGTACGGTAGCTTAAAGCATATGTTTGTACATGAATGTTCGTATGCACTCGCAGCAGTCTTAAGAATGCGCATTACCTCCATCGATTAGTAATTTTCGAAGGATTTGCTAAAGTGAAGTTTCATCAAATATAGCTGGATGATTATTGTTCATTTAACAATTGAGGATAAAATAGTTTGCGTGTAATAATAAAACAAGATGATTGGGTGTATAGTATCTTAgtaattcaaatttaatattcTCGATCCTAAGGTCTAAGTCGTCTACAATACATCTGAATGAGATATTTTACTGGAATTCTCAGGTAATGCTACATGTCCAAAAATCAATATTCCAATGCCTCATTTTCGTTCTCATAAAACGTATCCAATGGTAATTGTTTGATTTTATGTAAAACAAGTTTGTTGCTAATACTCTTTGAATGGATCGAAACTGAAAATGTTCTCCTCTTGAATCTCTGACCGCAGCGAAtggtaaataaaacatattCCAGTTAAATTCGTATACTTGTAACTTATTCCAATTTACAAACGGTTTTAGGACATTAAGTAATTGTATGTTACATTGTTCAATATAGGGTGTGTAGTAAAGTTAGTGAGACCGATAATGGTATCATTTTTCAATTCAATGCGCTTAACATTTGCTTTCTGCTCATGGGTATAACTGTAGTAATTTGATAATAAATAGTATATgacaataatatttgataatttgAATTTCACACTGTAATTTTTTACCAAGTGGGTAAGCAATGCTAATTAAGTGATTGCTAGTGAAATAGCACGTTCACCGTAACATAAGAGCATGCACGACATGGAAGTAATACCACCTGATGATGACGTTCTTTCACTTATAAATGAACTTTAGATTTACATTAACAGTTCCACGCTCTATAGAGTGAGGGGATGGAGTTTCTGTTTAAGCTCAACGCTATTGGTAGAGATTAGTACATCTTGGTTTGATATTTAACATTAACTCAATGAATAGCATACATGATTACATTATGATATTTGACACCCTATACTTTGACTTCGTCTCCGCTATCATGAGAATTTGAATTTTGGTGAGTGCAACATAGTTAAAGAAAGTTCAGTTAAGCATCTATTGCACCAAAGTACGCTAGACATACTTGGTGACTGATATTTAACCTTATGTTAACTGAATTTCACAATTGAGAGTTTTATACTGCACTCCCGTTTCACTTAAACCCACTCGATGATAAGTTTGATTCAGAAGGTCACAATGTCTGCATGAAACCTTTCAAGTGCTAAAAactctttgttttttatctcAGGAAAGAAAAACGATCTCATCAAGTATGCAAAAACAGCCTATCGAAAGCACTACGAAACAGCTAAGCCATTTCCTTCCATGAACAAGTGTAAGGTTAACAGTATATTTGTTCAGGGAGGTATTTACTGCTCTGTTCAGGAGGGTGATTTCATGCAAAAGCCCGATGTGCTAGAATCGTTAGATTCTTACAACGATATTCTGAGCAGCCCCAAAACTAAGTCAAATAGAAAGATCATCGAGGCTGACCCTGGGTTCGGGAAATCAACACTTGCATCACAGTTTGTCTATGACTGGTGTACTGAGAACCCTGAATCTCCTCTCAAAGATGTAGACATACTTATATTTCTCCAGTTAAGGCAACTAACAGGTGTAAAGTCTATATACACTGCCATAAAGCATTCCATAGTGCCCGAAGATGAGGACATGGACGACTCTTGCATTAAGGAAATCCtcaaagtaaacaaaaagtCTGTTGTCATGTTATTTGACAGTTATGACGAGTATCCTGACAAGAACACCAAAACACATATCTCCTCCATCATTGAGATGAAAATGTTTCTAGACATTCTTGTCATCATACTCACCAGGACATTGAACCTCCCGCCTAACTTGCACCCCGAAACAAAACGAATCAGATTAACAGGGTTTGGGGTGGCTGAACGTCGAAACTACGTCCTAAAGGCGGTGGCTGATGATGTCCAGTTGGCAGATCGGATCGAAGAGCAGCTTCAGAGAAACCCCTTCTTAAGAGATCTCTGTCAGGTCCCTCTCTTCTCCACTATGGTTGCTCACATAGCACACGAGAGGCCAGAAATCAAGATATTTAGCACAGTAACAAGATTTTTCACTTATGTGATCGCATGCGTTCATAACCATATGAAAATCAAGAAAGATGCTAATACGGAGGTGCCTGCTTTTGAAAAGGAACTAGCTAAACTGTACCTATTGCTTTCGACGGCCTCACACGGAAGAACCAGCAGCTGACATGGGAGAACACCTATTTAGTTTCAGAACTTGGACAAGAGTTCTATGATAACTATATAAGGCTTGGGATGTTTGCACAGGAAGTGGTTTTTGACATTTCCCAGTGTCGATATAAGACGGAAGCACGAATATGGCACAAAATCATATGTGAATTGTATGCCTCTCATCATCTGGTTTCAATTCTTAGTGAAGGTAAGTCTTCAGTACAGATAATATTGATGCATAACCACAGTTTTTCATCTCTGATGTGTAAGATAATGAGTAAACCTAAGATATGGAAGTATTGTTCGTATGTTCTTTTATGTGCATATGTAAACAGCTTACGCTCCTCGTACCCCCAACCCACAGtgtctgctatatatatatgtaaattaacatTTATGCAACACGCTTTTCAATGTAAGTAAATAAAGTCCTCATTTGTCACTGACCCAGTTCAACATAACAAAGATTTGGGTTTGGATCTTTCTATATGTATGCTTGTTGTATTGAAGACAAGAGCGCCTAAAGGTAGAGATACCCTCGGGAAGATCAAAGCAATGTCGGAAAAAGCTAACTACACTGGATTTACAAGCAAGTTGTACACATCTGGGTAATCTAGGATGGACACGATTTCTTACATTGTTGTGAATGTACAACCATATTGAATAATTTGACTTTTGTATCTATTAAAGAACACGTTATTCAGCATATTCACTAGATGTTTGCTATTTTTGCTCGTCAGTTCAATAAAGTTATCCCCACATATTGTTAAAATGCTTTTCCTGTGGTTAATTTTGATTGCTTCTCAAAAATGCTTAGGCAAAGATAGAAAATAtggaagtaaatatataaaccagatCCTCATCACATTTTGTATcacaaagatatgaattatATAGAGTTGGTAATATTTTGCATTTGGCAACAGTACAATGAATGGTATCATCAAGACAACGCTGCTAAAAATATCTTTGTTTGTATTCATCatttttcaatcatttatcaAAATAGCCATGTGGTATTTTCCTTACAAAATCGTATATGATTCCATGTTCCTTTTAGTGTTCGATTATTTGTTTAATCAACCTAAtccaaaatgtattaaaaatgaAGCTTTTGATAATATCTCATCTCACAAAGATTTCATAGATGACCTGGTCGACTACCACtataataaaacacaaaatattagAACGTAAACAAACGCTGTGACTATGTTCATCCTAGGCAAATTTAGTTTGCAAGTATTGAGACAAGAACACGaactaataaattacatttaaggAATCTGTAATTTGGTGACATTGTAAGAGTGAAATATGTGACAAACCAGTCAAAACCTAATATcagaaaaaccaaaatattatttcCATGACCTCATAAAATTAAATCATCCTCTGCaaattctctcttttctctgtAATTGTTTTTCAAAGAAAGTTGACAATTTCGAGGGTAATATGCTAAGAAGTATTTGTCAAAACCTTTACCAATTCTAGCAGAGTAGAACTATAGAGCAGCAACACTGATGACCCTAACTCACCTGAGGTCAATAGTATAATGCATATGCCcaattatttgcataataatttgcatagtaATCTGTTACTGAAAAAGGAACTTAAGGTCGTACTCCAtagtaataaacaaataaacaagtatTTTTGTATCAGCATGAATGTCGTACACTAGGATATCAATCTCAATGCCAAATACTCAGTGTActgttgtaaacatgataatttaAATCTTAACCAGGAATGCAAAAACATTGAGGTTTAGATTACATGCAACGAGCTGCTTCTTCAAATATACGATGATTCCAttcttaacatatata
It encodes:
- the LOC139970067 gene encoding NACHT, LRR and PYD domains-containing protein 10-like encodes the protein MAANVNPVDIKPDLKKTVKGFGSFKVALATVLTVKIVLDLATFFEYPPVVIEELSNAASSGLIMIRYMEERGQIEPTSIMTLLCALKKMCLSGIEMRVRKLYEEHTGRLCSSDDQSKAQLEGKKNDLIKYAKTAYRKHYETAKPFPSMNKCKVNSIFVQGGIYCSVQEGDFMQKPDVLESLDSYNDILSSPKTKSNRKIIEADPGFGKSTLASQFVYDWCTENPESPLKDVDILIFLQLRQLTGVKSIYTAIKHSIVPEDEDMDDSCIKEILKVNKKSVVMLFDSYDEYPDKNTKTHISSIIEMKMFLDILVIILTRTLNLPPNLHPETKRIRLTGFGVAERRNYVLKAVADDVQLADRIEEQLQRNPFLRDLCQVPLFSTMVAHIAHERPEIKIFSTVTRFFTYVIACVHNHMKIKKDANTEVPAFEKELAKLYLLLSTASHGRTSS